The genomic interval GTGTCCGCCTCCCACGCTTCTTCGCACTACTGGATGCGAGGATCCCATGGAAGCCCTGCCGGATCTGTCGCTTCTCTACGTCGGCGGCGAGGCCCTGCCCGAAGATGTCGCCGAGCGCTGGGCGCCGGGCCGTCGTCTGGTAAACGGCTATGGGCCGACTGAGTGCACGGTGACCGCGATGCGCGGGAGAATCACTGAAGGCGAGCCGATCACGATCGGGCGCCCTGTCTGCGGTCTTCTGGCCTGGGTGATGAATGACGCACTCGACGAAGTTCGTGACGGCGAACGAGGCGAGCTTTGTCTTGGCGGTATCGGTCTGTCGCGAGGCTATCGCAATCGGCCTGAATTGACTGCCCAGAAGTTTCCCGTGCACCCACGCCTGGGACGGATCTACCGCACGGGCGACCTCGCGCATCGCGATCCCGATGGCCGATTCTTTTACCACGGCCGGATGGATTCTCAGGTGAAGCTGCGCGGCTATAGAGTCGAGCTTGAGGCGATTGAAGCGAGGCTCGCCGAGTGCGATGGCGTGCGCGAAGCTGCCTGCCGAGTCCAGCAAAACGGCTCGCAGCAGATGCTCGTCGCATTCGTCGTGCCGGAGAATGGCCACGAGCCTCGGTTCTTCGACGATCTCAAAGCGTCGCTGCTGAAGACCCTGCCGGCTTACATGGTTCCGAGCCGCTTCGCAATTCTTTCCAAGCTTCCGACCAACGTTGGAGGAAAGCTGAACCGGGATGAGCTTCCCCAGGTCGAGAATCCAGGCCGCAACCACGACAAGCGATCGGTCGTGGCGCGGAACCTGATGGAAGAAAGAGTCGCTGCGGCTTTCGGAGAGACTCTTCGCCTGCCGGACAGCGTCGGCATCCACGACGATTTCTTCAACGATCTGGGCGGGGATTCGCTTAACGCCGCGGAGTTGATCTCCGCGTTGAGGGACGACCCGTCCACTGCATCTATAACCGTTCGCGATCTCTATGAAGCACGCTCGGTGGCGGAGTTGGCTAGACGAGCGCAGGCGAACGGGGCTGCGGAGGCGGCCGTCAAAGTAGAGTCCGCCCAGCCAGTCGGGCGTCCGGTTCTAGCGACAAGCGTTCAGATCCTCTGGCTTTTGATTGGCCTCGTTGTTGGATCGTCCGTCGCTTATTTCGCCGCCTTTGACGCGACGCCCTTCCTTATTCGTACCCTGGGCCTGATCCCGTTTCTTCTGGTGACTCCGTTCTTGCTGTTTGGGGCTTTGATAGTTTATACGCCGGTCGCAGTGCTGTTTGCCGTGCTTGCGAAGAAAGTCCTCATTGGCCGGTATCGTCCGTTGCGAGAGCCTGTTTTCGGGAGCTTCTACGTGCGGAACTGGATGGTCCAACAGGCGGTGCGAATGGTACCGTGGCGGCTGCTCGGAGGAACCGAGTTTCAACTCACCGCGCTTCGCGCTCTCGGAGCGCGCATCGGGCGGCGCGTGCATATTCATCGCGGCGTCAACCTTCTTCAAGGCGGCTGGGACCTGCTCGAAATCGGCGACGATGTGACGCTCAGTCAAGACGCCGCTGCACGAGTCGTGGACCTCGACGATGGGCAAGTGCTTGTCGGTCCCGTCTCTCTGGGTGAGGGCAGCACGTTGGACGTGCGCGCCGGCGTGAGCGCGAACACTTTACTCGAGCCGGGAGCGTTTCTCACTGCATTGTCGTCTTTGCCTGCCGGTGGCCGTATCCCGCGAGGCGAACGATGGGACGGCATTCCGGCCAAACCGGCGGGTCAGTCGCCGCCTCAACCACGAGTGCCCGGTGGAGAGCGAATCGTTTCACCATTCTGGCATGGCGTTGCGATGATTCTTGCGCGATTCGGACTCTGGCTGATCGTTGCCCTGGCACTGGAGCTGCCAACCGTCACCCTGGCGCTGATCTACGGACTTGACGCCGAGAGCTTGCTGGACTGGCTGCTTAGCCCTTCGCTTAATCTTTCATTAATCATTGCCGCGTTCGTGATGGTGTCCCTGATTGTGCCGCTCACTGTGACCATTGAAGCTCTTGCCATGAGAGCGATGGGACGGGTCCGGTCAGGCGTCATCGGCCGTTGGAGCCCCTCCTATGTGCGGGTCTGGTTGAAAACGCAGATCGTTCAGTCGGCCGGCGTGTGGCTCAGCGGAACGCTGTTTTGGCCGGTCTGGCTGCGCCTGGCCGGGATGAAGGTCGGACGCCGATGCGAGATCAGCACCATCATCGATGTCGTTCCCGAACTAGTCGAGATAGGCGCCGAAAGCTTTTTCGCCGATGGCATTTATCTCTGCGGGCCGCGCGTGCACCGCGGCGCCGTGACGCTTGAGCCAACCCGCCTCGGTGCAAACACATTTCTGGGAAATCACGTCGTCGTGCCGGCAGGTGAACGGCTGCCGGACAATATTCTGGTTGGTGTTTGCACTGTGGCGGATGATACGGTCATTCGCGCCGGGACCGCCTGGTTCGGTCATCCGCCGTTCGAGCTGCCGAGGCGGGAAACCACTGAATTCGATCGTCACCTCACCCACGAACCATCGTTGATCCGCTACGTGGACCGGGTGTTTTGGGAGCTGCTGCGCAACGGATTATTGATAGTGCCGCTGCTCGTCTTTCCCGCGTGGTTCGAGTTGCTAGCGGCCGCCAAGACGACGGTTTCATCGCCGCTCTTCCTTCTAGCTGTCGTGCCGTTGGTTACCCTGGGAACGGTCGCGTTCTTCTGCCTGCTCGTGCTTGCTCTCAAGTGGAGTCTACTGGGACGGGTTCGCCCGGGCATTCATGCATTTTGGTCTTGCTGGTGCAGCCGGTGGGATTTTCTGTACGTGGCCTGGGCCTTCTATGCAAGCGGCCCGCTCGCTTTCTTAGAAGGAACGTTGCTCCTATCGTGGTATCTGAGAGCGATGGGCGCGCGTGTAGGCCGAAGGGTCATTCTGGGGGGCGGGTTCTCTCAGGTGGTGGATCCTGACATGCTGCAGTTCGAGGACGGAGCAACAGTGAGTTGTCACTTTCAGGCCCACACGTTTGAAGATCGAGTTCTCAAGATTGATCGAGTGCTGATTCGCCGCCGGGCAACGGTAGGAAGCGGAGCGGTGTTGCTCTACGGTGCGGACATTGGCGCTGGGACTCACGTGGCCCCGCACAGCGTAGTGATGAAGCGCGAGAGCCTTCTTCCTGGGCGTTCATACAGCGGTTGTCCAACCCGCCCGGTCAAGACCCGAAATGAATGACTGAATCAGTTAGCTTCGAAGATTTCGTCGAGCAACTTCGCCCAAGCAACTTCTTCGCGCCCGGGGTCGAACAACGAAGCGAGCTTCTCGCAGTGTTCTCTTAGCTTGCGAAGAAACTTGGAATCGGCTTCCGCGCGGGTCAAAAGCGCAACCAACCCGTCCGTGTCGCCCGCTTCAAAATATCCCGGATAATTTTCGCCGAGGATTCCGACCGAACCTCGAATTCGCGAAGCGAGCACCGGTACGCCTGCCACCATTGCTTCTCCGAGCGCATTCGCGCCTCCTTCGACGCGAGACGACAGAACACAGACTCGGCACCCGGCTAACACGCGCCGAACACGCCACGGCGGCAATTCCCCAAGCCAACGATAGCGAGGGTTGACCCTCTCTTCTTCGCGCGCGCGCGTCGCGGCTCGCTCGGTCATTGCACCGCCAACCTGCAACACTCGGAGTCGCGACGACGCCGGCAACAATCGCGCAGCCATCGCGGCTCGAAACGGATCTTTAACCGGGCGAAGATGGCCGATGACGCAAACGTTGAAGCCGCGCGTCGATCGCAACGTAGCCGTTTGTTTCGCGACCGACTGAAAGATCACCCGCGTCTTCCCGCGCCAACTCCCGCTCAGTTCCTCGAGCGCCTTTGGTTGAAGCACAACAATTCGCGTGGCGAGGTCGAGAGACTTCTGCGCTCGCAGGCCGACGTTTAGATCGCGGTAGAGGTCGGTGCCGGTGAGCGCGACGATGATCGGCGAGTCAGGATGCTTGCGATGGAAGCGATCGATCGAGACAAAGCTTCGCCGGGCGTGCAAGGCGATCAAGAGATCGAGATGCTCGCCGTTGTAGGTCTGATGGATGCTCACCCGATGCCCGAGCTTTCGGAGAATGCGCGACCACCTGATCGCCGTCACTCGATTGCCATAGCGGGATCGCGCGGGAGCCGGCGTGACGATTCCGATTTTCATTTGCTCAGCGCACAGGTCCGAAAGCCCGCCCATACGTCGCGGCGGTCGGGTGTGTAGAAGTTCCGGTACGCATTTCGAATCAGCAGCGACCGCGTCGCCCAGCAGCCGCCTCGCAGAACTTTCTGATCGCCAAACCACGGCTCCGAGTATTCCTTGTATGGGCCGGCGGCGAACCCAGGATAAGGAGCGAACGTTGTGCTGGTCCATTCCCATACGTTGCCGATCATCTGCCGGCATCCGAACGCGCTGTCACCTGCCGGAAAACTAACTGCATTCACGCAACCCATCGCGCGCCAGTCCAGGTTGGCTTTATCCGGCATCGGCGATTCGTCGCCCCACGAATACGCGCGCTTGCGAGCCGCGATGCCTCGCCCGTCGCGCGCGGGCTCGCAGCTCGCGGCCATCTCCCACTCAGCTTCCGTGGGCAACCGGCGACGAGCCCACCGGCAATAGGCCTCGGCTTCGAACCAGTTGACGTGAACGACCGGCAGCCGAGCTTCGAGCGGACCAAGCTGATCGAAATTCCTGCGTAGCCACCGCCCGCCGGAGTCGGGCTGCCAGTAAACTGGATGCTCAGCGGCGGCGGCCTCGCGCCATTGCCAACCTTCATCGCTCCACAGATCGCGATTCAGGTAGCCGCCGTCCAAAACAAAGTTCAAGAACTCCCCGTTAGTCGTCGTGGTTCGCGAGATCGAGAACTCAGCGACTTCAACTTCGTGCGCGGACTGCTCGTTGTCGAGCTGAAAACTTGCGCCCGGTGAGTCACCCAGAAGAAACGTTCCGCCTGGGATGTGAGCGTCTCCGAGTATTTCTGGCTCGCGTTGTTCGACGTCTTCAAGCCGAGACGCGGTTTCAGCCGGCAGGTGGGTTTCGAGGCTCAGGCGCGGCGCTGAGTAGCCGTGAGTCTGTCGCGTGTAGGCAATCGCCTCGGCATGCATCTGCTCGTGAAACAGAACGAGATGCAAAAAATACGACTGACCGCAACGATCAATTTGTTTGTCGCTCGGCTCGCGATTCAGGTCGATGACGCGATCAAGCACACGCTTGAGGTACGCAAGCGTTTCGGCTCTCGAGGGCAAGGGCAAATCCCATCGCGTGTCGTGAGCTACTCGCGCCGAATCGTAGAGGCTGTCCCCGTGGGCGAGGAGAGGCGGTTCGCCGTGCAGATGACGCAAGCACCAGAATTCTGCGAACCAGCCGACGTGACCAATCTCCCAACGAAGCGGATTGACTATGGCAAGGCGCGGCCCCAGGAGTTGGTCATCGCTGAGGTCGGCCACGAGTTCGAGAGTGCGATCGCGCGCTTCTCGGAGCGCTTCAAGGATTTGATCAGTTGATGCTGTGGTTGCACTCGCGGTCATTGTTTGGTGAGCATCCGGTGCCGATACTAAATCACTTCAGTGAAGCTGACTAAAAAACTAGTCGTCGCTTGAGGGCTCCTGGTAGACCCGAACCCGCCCGGGCTCGACTATCCAAAGCTTGCCGCCCGGCTGTTCCCTTTCCAGAAACTTGGCAAGCGTTCGAACGAGAATCAGCACATCTTCGAGCGAGGGCCTGGACCTCAGTCTCAGCAAGACTATGCCCGAGTAGCTACTCGGGAGGAAACGTAGAGGGTTCGCAAAATCGAGATCGAAAGTTACCAGCGCGCGCCCCTCGCCAATGGCCGCTTGTAGCACTTCGTCATCAATCGCCGCACCGAGCCCCTCGCCCGGCATGGTTGAGACCTCGTGCCCCGCGGCATGAAGAATGTCGCGCGCGCGGTTGCCGAGACTGTCATCGAGCGTCAGCCTCATACGAGAGTCTCCAGAGGAACGTCTACATAGCGCTCACGCGCCATCTCGGAACCGTAGGCGATGCAAGCCTGAACGTCCTCTCTGGTGAGCCCAGGATAGTCATCCAAGATCTCATCGAACGTGCTGCCTGAAGCGAGCAGGTCGAGGATCAATGAGACCCATATCCGGGTACCGCGTATGCAAGGCTTGCCGAAGCATCGCGCGGGGTCGATCCAAATGCGTTTCAGTAGTTCGTCGCGAGTCATGTCCGTTCTCCTAATCTACTTCTCCCTGATTCATCACTCGCATTATCACTTGCTTGCCTTGCTTGCGCGAGGGTCAATCACGTTGAATGCGATTCCTGACCGCGGCGTGGGCTTTCGGCGAGGTTTAGACCTTCCGGTTCAAAGTGGTTGGCGAAGGGATCAACGGGGAAAAGTCGCATCAAGAGCCTTGGCGCCAAGAGCGACCAGGTTGCTGTTGGCTTCACTGGTAAACGTGAAAAGCGGCTTGTTCCACTCACTCGCAATTCAAACGTCCAGTCCGGCCCCATTCTTCCGCAACCACTCTCTGCGTTCGCCGTAGGCGGGCATAACCTTGTCTACCTCGTTCCAAAATGCATCAGTGTGGTCGAGATGGTGGAAGTGACAAAGTTCGTGCACAACAATGTAGTCTACGATGGTTTGAGGAGCCATCATGCATTTCCAATGAAAGGCAACGTTGCCTCGGGGCGAGCATGAAGCCCAACGGCGACCGAGCTCTCGGACATCGACTACATGAGGCGTAACCCCGACCTTAGGCGCGTAGTAGCCAACTCGTCGCGAGATTCGCTCGCGGCCCTGTGCGATGTAGTAATCACGAAAGGCTGCCTTTGCGGCTGCTATCTCCCCACGATCCACCAGGTCGCGGCGCAAGCAGAATCTGCCGTTCTTCAACAGCAGGGGTTCTTCCTGGTCTGCAACGAGCGATAACCGGTAGGAGCGGCCGAGATAGAGAAAGCCTTCACCGTTTCGATATTCGCGCAAGACACGGGTTGCATTGAGGTCGCGCCACTCGGCGAGATTCTTGTAAATCCAATACCGCTTGGCCTCGACTATGTCCTCGATACGCTCGGCGGGAATGGACTCGGGCGCACGCACGAGCACTCGGCCATCGCGCTCGATGACGATGTCCGCCGTCGCGCGATTGCTACGCACGACTTCGTATGAAATGTCTTCCACTGGCTTGGCTTTCATTTTGTCAGCTCGTTGTGCCTCTTCTCAGCGAGTTTGACGATCTCGACCGCAATGCGTTCGTGCTTCTCAGTCAAAGGCGGAATATTCGCTAGCAGAATCTCCGTGTCGATGTTACCCCGGAGATTCTTCACCTCGATCGGCTTCTTCCAGAAGTCGATGATATCGATCGTATCTTGCAGCGTCTCGACTATGCGCGCCATCAAGTCCTTCAGGCGTTGCCGGTGTTCGACGGGCACGTCACCACCGTCGTACGCGAGTTGCACAGCGTAGTCGAAGAAAGTTGTCGCCTCTTTGGTGAGCCCCTCGATCGTTTCCGTTCGGCCTGCCAGCGCTTCGGTTCGCAGTTCTTCGTAGCGCTCCGCCAAAACCTTCCAGTTATCTTTGAATGCCTCGATCAGTTTCTCGAGCTTCTCGCTTAGCCGTTTGTAGAATGCCGGGTCTTCGTCAAAGTGAATCGTACAATGCTTGCGGATGGCGTGCTCCATTTCGCTCGCCTTCGCTTCGGGGTCGCCTTGAGAGTGTTTCCGAACGTGCGCCATGAAATCATCTGACAGCAGTTCGATAGGCGGTATCTTCGGATTGATTCCCAGGTCAATGAGGTGTTCGTTGATGAGAGCCTTCACCTTCGCCCCTGCGTCGGCGATGTCGAGCGAGTCGTCTTTGTAGCGCTCCTTCACCATCCTCAATAAGTAACCCAACCGCCGCGCCGGTCCTCGATACGAATGCCCAGCACTATTTGGCAGAATTAAGTTCAGGCTCTGGAGAAATTTGTTCAGATAGACATCGAAGTCGGCCCGGCACTTTATGTCCTTCATCGCGCCGACCGCGGCATGCACGACGGCTACTTCCGCTTCTGGAGTAGCCAGTGTGCCCCTCAAGAACGGTTCGATCTCCATCACGCCGGCGCCGCGGAAGTGCTGGAGAAGCCGCTGGTAACGCTCTTCGAGGATCGGCAGCTCGGTAAGCAGGTTCTTCAGGCCTTCCTGAATGTCTGCTGAGTCTTCCTCCGCATAGATCGCGAGGGCCTCGGTCAGATGGTTAGCCAGACCGATGTAGTCCACGATGAAGCCGCGATGCTTGTTCTTCTCTACTCGATTCACGCGGGCGATGGCTTGCAGCAGGTTGTGTTCGCGCAGCTTCTTGTCGATATACATCACCTGCTCGACGGGAGCATCGAATCCGGTCAGCAGCATGTCGCACACGATTAGAAACGCTATTCCGGTCAGTTCCTTCTCCGGGTCGTCAAAGTCGAAGGGCTTGCAGAAATTCTCCACCGCATTCAAGCGCTTCGCTTCCTTGCGAGCTTCGGTGATAACCGCCAGCTCGTTAGTGGGATCGGAGGAGATCACCACCACCGCTTTCAAGAATGCAATGCGCCGCGTCAGTTCGGGATCAGGCTTAGGTTTGACCTTCTCCCGATCGAGTCGCTCGCCTAGCGCTTCGCAGATGGCCTTCTGGTAACGGACCGCTGCGAGCTTGGAGTGGCAGACTACCTGCGCCTTGAACCCGTCCGGCAAAATGTTGTCGATGTAGTGGTCAACCAGATCGCCGGCAATAGCGCCGATTCGCTTCTCGGCTTCGAGGATGTCTCCACTCGCGCCGTACTTTTTCTTGATAGCTTCAATCTCCGCTTCCGTACGGTGGCGGAAAAGGTCCTCGAACTTTGTGTCGAAGCCGTGCTTGTCTTTCAGCGCCGTGTCCGCCGTGCGGCCTTCGTAGAGGATTTGCAGCGTCGTCCCGTCATGCACGGCGTCCATCAACTTGTAGGTGTCGATGTATTCGCCGAATCGCTTCACTGTCCGCCGCGTTCCGTGCTGCTCGGTGATGAGCGGCGTGCCGGTGAAGGCGATGCGTGTCGCGTTGGGAAAGGCTTCGAAAATGTTATCGCCAAGGTCTGAGCTTTGAGTGCGGTGCGCCTCGTCAATCATCAGAAGGATGCGCTCCGATGAATTGACGATACCAAAGCTCTCCGCCGAGGGTGGCTTGCCGTAGCTCGCCAGCGCATCTTTAACGGCCGGCGGCAACTCCTCGACGCGCTCCATGAACTTGTGCGCCATCACCATATTCACGTCCGAAGCGTCGGTGCTCAGGTGCTCGCGGAGGTCTGCGGTGCTCGTGATCACGTTGACCTTCCCACCGATGAGTTTTGCCGTCGCCGAGAGTTGCTCTTCGAGATCGACTCGGTCGTTGATCAGCAAAATCTTGAAGTCCGCGAGATCCGCCGAAGCACGCAGCATCCGCGCGACGAACACCATCGTGAGCGATTTGCCCGAGCCCTGCGTGTGCCACACCACGCCTGATCGTTCCTCCGGCGTCTTCCCCGTGCGCAAGCGTTCCACGATACGACGAGCGGCGCGGTATTGCTGGTAACGGCAGACCACCTTCACCCGCTTGCCCGAGTCCGTGTCCATGAAGACAGTGCAGGTTCGCAGCACGTCGAGCAACGTGTCGGGCGCGAGCAATCCCTGGATCATGCGCTCCTGTTCACGCTCGATGCCGAGCGGCGGCGTGTAAGCGCGGCGGCTCTCGGGCCAGATATCCTTCCACGCGTAGAAATGCTCGTGGCCTGAAGTGATGGTGCCGAACTCCGCCTTCTCGCCGCAGGTGCGAATGAGCAGCAGGTTCGAGTAGAAGAGGCGCGGCTCGCCTTCACGCAATCCGGCGGCGGTCGTCTCGGGACGCGCGTTCCGGTAGCGCAGCAGTTGCTCGAAGGCTGCGTGCATTGGGTTCGCGGTGTTTGCGTCGCCGATCTTCGCCTCGACCACGACGAGCGGAATGCCATTCACGAACAGAACAATGTCCGGGATTATGCAGCTCTTCACGCAGCCCGGCGTGTCGATGCGGAACTGATTGATCGCGTGAAACACGTTCCGTTCGGGATGGGCGAAATCAATCAACTGAACAACCGGATCGGACTCGCCGGTCAATTCGTTCACGTCCACTTGCGCCTTGAGAAAAAGCGCATGAACCGCTTCGTTTGCTTCGAGCAGCGTGCGGCTGGGATGACGCACAAGCTGGTCGCGCAAGTCATCGAGCTGCCGCTCGGTCAGCCACTCCTTGCCGTCAGCCGCGCGATTGATAGCTCGCACTGCGTTGCGAAAGACTTCGGGCAGCAGCCATTGGCGGAAGCTCCCGCGCAAGCTCGCGGCTGGGTCGAATGGGATCATGCCGTGACCCTGATCGATGACCGTCCAGCCCAGCGAGTTGAGCTGGTCAAGGAACGGCTTTTCGACGTGGAAGTATTCAGACATCGACGGCTCTAATTGCGAACGTTCAGTAAGCTGCTAGTAGTTCGTCTAACGACTGGACTGCTCTGCATAATAGCCAGAGTTGACGGAATAGCCAATTGATCCTAGTCTACCAACGAATCTTCGAGTGGCTTCATATGTCAAAGCTAACACCCCGCAACAGCAAGGCCGATCTGGCTGTTACCAAAAGGACAGCGATCGCCAAATTAGAAGAAGGGGGCAACGCTCTCTTTACTCGAATGCAGACGCGCAAAGCAAGAAGGGGAATGAAGACCGCGTTCAATGCCTCGCCCGCCCAACTTGGACGCGCCGCCGTCAAGGCTGCGAGAGAGAATCGCTAGACGTTTACTCTGGATGATCATTAGTAAGTGAGTCCAGCCCAATAGTGTCAGCAGTGATGACACTATCAAGCCGTGACCATGGTGGTTGACGGTCCAGCCGATCGCCGCGAGTTGTCCGGGAATGGCCCTTAGACTGTGAGAGTATTCGGACCTTACCGCCGCCTCTTTCTCGGTGCTCCTCGCAACGGTTCGGAGCACATGGCTTCTGCAGGAACGTCTTTTCGACGTGGAAGTATTCGGACACGGGAAGCGTCTTTCTTTAACTACGAACAAGCCACCGTCAAATAGACAATGCAACCTATTGACTTGAAAGGGGCGGCCCTCAGCAAAGGCGGTCATCTTTGTATAAACTAATTGTCTAATCATCGGCTTCATCGCCCGTCTTATACAATACCCATTTCGCTGCTCGGGTAGCGCCTTGAGGCCGGACTAGCTTTTCTCGCTTCATCTCCTGAAGCAGGTTCGTTACAAAATTCCGCTTTTGCATCTCATCCAGCACGTCCGAAAGCTTTTCCACCAGCAACCGATCCATCTCAGGCCGCGATGCTTCTCCAAACCTCTCGAGGTAAGAGATCACCATACTCTTGTAATGAGCCTTATCAAACGCTCGATGTTTGATGTATGCCGCCTTGTCCCCAGTCGCAGCCGCGACCCTTGCAGAGACAAAGAGATTGGGCCGCCGCCCTTCGATCAGTTTCCGTTGCTTGAGGCGTTTGAAGGCCTCATTATCGAGCAGTCTTTTCTTCTGCACCTTATCAAGCGCGATCACATCCATCAGATCAATCTCCGTCCGACTCATCAACAAGCGGGTGTAGTTTTCATCGAGCTCCCGGCCCGTAAGCCTGACCGCAACCTTATTCGGTTCACCCAACTCGTAATCAGGCATCGGGAAGCTGCGCTGCCATTGCAGCGTGAACATCTTCTTGATCCCGCTGCCTATGGTATCGATCATGTTCAGATTCACCATTGCCTGAGCGAGGAAGGGATTTCGGTAAACCTCCGGCGGCGCATCGCTGCGGATCATGTCTTCCACGGTTCCCGGAATGAACGACCCCAGGTTAGTAAAGAAGAGCGATTCCGGTGTCTCCACCACGTTGATGCGCCCGCCCACGGTGTAGTCCTGATGGGCAATGCAATTGTGCAAAGTCTCGCGAATGACCCACGGCTCGTATTGCGTGACTTCGTGCGGGAACAAGGTGCCGCTGGGCAACTGCCGGATGGTGAGATTGCGAATCTTGCCGAGCACCTGATCGCTCGCCAGAATCAGTGGCAGACCGAAATGCTGGTAGTCCTTTTCCAGGTTCCGCTCGTCACGCAACACCCAGGTGATCCGGGCCTGCGCTGGAGACAGGTAGTGGGTGGATTCGTCTTTGCCCAGTAACAGCAGGGCCGTGTGGGTCACCTTCCCGCCGATGCAAACCTTTGCCTTGTTTAAGAAGGTCGCATCATCCCAGGTAGAGGACGCCGCTGCGGCTTTTGGATTCTTTTCCTTATATTGGGCGCGCGCAAATTGGAGCGCCTGCGGGTCGAGGTCAGCCAGACTCGCGCCTTCCACTACCTGCGCAGACCAATCCTGGCGAGTGCTGGAAAGAATATGCCAGAGCTTGCGCTCTTTCTCCTGGTAATCCTTGAGCTTCTTATTGTAGCTGCCGACGCGGATGAATTCTTCGCCCTGAAAGCGAACCGGAGCCGTGTTGGCAGCCTGAATCTCGAACAGAACCATCGGTAGTCCGTTCCGCTCGAATTCGTGAATCGTGAAATCAATCCGAGGGCTAAGCAGTCGAAGCAGCCAGTTCTCCAGTTCCTCATTGCCGACCTTCGCCCGTCGCGGCTGAAACGTAGTGCCCAGAACATTGTGAGTGCGGTCTTCGACACCCCATACGATGTAACCGGCCCGTTTGCCATGCAACACGGCCCCGTTCGAAATGGCAGAAATGTATTCACCGATCTTTACTGGATTCGCATTGTTGTGCTTGAACTCCACCCATTCCGTTTCGGCATCCAGCGGAAGGAGTGCATCCAGCTTTTTCTGCGGGTCGGTCGTTGCCATCACAGGTTCGACTCGAGTTTAGTTCGGCTCTTTGTTTGTGTGCTTACGCGCGCGGACTATCAACGCCTTTACTTCGGGTGATGGCCAGTTTGGCAGGTCGGCCGGCGGTTCGTCCACCAGCGTGGCAGCCTGATAGCCAAGAATGAGCGCCCGAATATCCGCTAGCAACTGCTGAAAAGCAAGGTGAGCCTCCAGCGTGCGGGAGGCCTTACGTCTCTTCCCGTGCGCCGCGGCCTTGGATCGCTTGGTACTCATTGGACTAAGCCACCTCCGATTCTTCAACCTGTATGCGCACGTGCCCGGTCAGCAGGTCGTGCATCAGGCCGTGTTTTTGCTGGCGCAGTTTTGCGAGGTGAGTAGCGTTCGCTGCCTCGTCCTCGCGGTACGCAAGACTGGCAGAAACAATCAACTGCTGTTCGTCAGGTGGCGGAACGCCAATCTGCATGCCGCTGAGCGCTCTGCGGTTGATCGTGTTTAGCCCCGAGCTAGTTGCACAGTTCAACTCCCAATAGTGTTGGGCGTGAAACGAATTCAACCAAAGCAATGAATAGCGGGGATCGCATCGAATCGCGCGTAGCCGGAAGAGATGATTCTGAAAGAGCATTCCCTCG from Acidobacteriota bacterium carries:
- a CDS encoding amino acid adenylation domain-containing protein; translation: MNLFAKLPSIRTSHAEGPSLLHGFFERAAGLWPDRFAVDVPPAPGRPARRLITYRELERQCDALVSLLNTFITGECVVAILLPRRTEHLYSSQLAVLKAGAAYTCIDPTFPDEQLRDILKDSDAVAVLTDHDGLARARRSGIACARVFDVVELMTHAGSEVVSPPPRSWLTPRSLAYIIYTSGTTGRPKGVMIEHGSVANLVGADLCEFDLSPDDRIGQSSSSAYDSSVEEIWLAFAAGATVVVMDDETIRLGPDLVPWLRRERINVLCPPPTLLRTTGCEDPMEALPDLSLLYVGGEALPEDVAERWAPGRRLVNGYGPTECTVTAMRGRITEGEPITIGRPVCGLLAWVMNDALDEVRDGERGELCLGGIGLSRGYRNRPELTAQKFPVHPRLGRIYRTGDLAHRDPDGRFFYHGRMDSQVKLRGYRVELEAIEARLAECDGVREAACRVQQNGSQQMLVAFVVPENGHEPRFFDDLKASLLKTLPAYMVPSRFAILSKLPTNVGGKLNRDELPQVENPGRNHDKRSVVARNLMEERVAAAFGETLRLPDSVGIHDDFFNDLGGDSLNAAELISALRDDPSTASITVRDLYEARSVAELARRAQANGAAEAAVKVESAQPVGRPVLATSVQILWLLIGLVVGSSVAYFAAFDATPFLIRTLGLIPFLLVTPFLLFGALIVYTPVAVLFAVLAKKVLIGRYRPLREPVFGSFYVRNWMVQQAVRMVPWRLLGGTEFQLTALRALGARIGRRVHIHRGVNLLQGGWDLLEIGDDVTLSQDAAARVVDLDDGQVLVGPVSLGEGSTLDVRAGVSANTLLEPGAFLTALSSLPAGGRIPRGERWDGIPAKPAGQSPPQPRVPGGERIVSPFWHGVAMILARFGLWLIVALALELPTVTLALIYGLDAESLLDWLLSPSLNLSLIIAAFVMVSLIVPLTVTIEALAMRAMGRVRSGVIGRWSPSYVRVWLKTQIVQSAGVWLSGTLFWPVWLRLAGMKVGRRCEISTIIDVVPELVEIGAESFFADGIYLCGPRVHRGAVTLEPTRLGANTFLGNHVVVPAGERLPDNILVGVCTVADDTVIRAGTAWFGHPPFELPRRETTEFDRHLTHEPSLIRYVDRVFWELLRNGLLIVPLLVFPAWFELLAAAKTTVSSPLFLLAVVPLVTLGTVAFFCLLVLALKWSLLGRVRPGIHAFWSCWCSRWDFLYVAWAFYASGPLAFLEGTLLLSWYLRAMGARVGRRVILGGGFSQVVDPDMLQFEDGATVSCHFQAHTFEDRVLKIDRVLIRRRATVGSGAVLLYGADIGAGTHVAPHSVVMKRESLLPGRSYSGCPTRPVKTRNE
- the senB gene encoding selenoneine biosynthesis selenosugar synthase SenB, which gives rise to MKIGIVTPAPARSRYGNRVTAIRWSRILRKLGHRVSIHQTYNGEHLDLLIALHARRSFVSIDRFHRKHPDSPIIVALTGTDLYRDLNVGLRAQKSLDLATRIVVLQPKALEELSGSWRGKTRVIFQSVAKQTATLRSTRGFNVCVIGHLRPVKDPFRAAMAARLLPASSRLRVLQVGGAMTERAATRAREEERVNPRYRWLGELPPWRVRRVLAGCRVCVLSSRVEGGANALGEAMVAGVPVLASRIRGSVGILGENYPGYFEAGDTDGLVALLTRAEADSKFLRKLREHCEKLASLFDPGREEVAWAKLLDEIFEAN
- the senA gene encoding selenoneine synthase SenA; this encodes MTASATTASTDQILEALREARDRTLELVADLSDDQLLGPRLAIVNPLRWEIGHVGWFAEFWCLRHLHGEPPLLAHGDSLYDSARVAHDTRWDLPLPSRAETLAYLKRVLDRVIDLNREPSDKQIDRCGQSYFLHLVLFHEQMHAEAIAYTRQTHGYSAPRLSLETHLPAETASRLEDVEQREPEILGDAHIPGGTFLLGDSPGASFQLDNEQSAHEVEVAEFSISRTTTTNGEFLNFVLDGGYLNRDLWSDEGWQWREAAAAEHPVYWQPDSGGRWLRRNFDQLGPLEARLPVVHVNWFEAEAYCRWARRRLPTEAEWEMAASCEPARDGRGIAARKRAYSWGDESPMPDKANLDWRAMGCVNAVSFPAGDSAFGCRQMIGNVWEWTSTTFAPYPGFAAGPYKEYSEPWFGDQKVLRGGCWATRSLLIRNAYRNFYTPDRRDVWAGFRTCALSK
- a CDS encoding DUF5615 family PIN-like protein: MRLTLDDSLGNRARDILHAAGHEVSTMPGEGLGAAIDDEVLQAAIGEGRALVTFDLDFANPLRFLPSSYSGIVLLRLRSRPSLEDVLILVRTLAKFLEREQPGGKLWIVEPGRVRVYQEPSSDD
- a CDS encoding DUF433 domain-containing protein — translated: MTRDELLKRIWIDPARCFGKPCIRGTRIWVSLILDLLASGSTFDEILDDYPGLTREDVQACIAYGSEMARERYVDVPLETLV